In Mercurialis annua linkage group LG5, ddMerAnnu1.2, whole genome shotgun sequence, a single genomic region encodes these proteins:
- the LOC126681706 gene encoding uncharacterized protein LOC126681706, whose protein sequence is MITVENFGRLPQIGYIQLQVINPTQIPATSFWPVKIKGNAIALRSKGNDRYLRSTTEHGNVDCLAAASWATTIDRESYLLLEELVINRQIDVVGYRLEDARVYDESIMTLARSCVTNMTQETETLEVTMTYEDQRMHQFSKSASFTDNFTGSVSLGIPEIGEGGIEIKKTRDSEFQRGCSTARTTTLTQKVMVTVKPMTKMTVTLVGTLGFCDVPFSYTQRDTLVDGKIDENSFNDGLFHGANSFKIDTKNFEQPLKKLPNPS, encoded by the coding sequence ATGATTACAGTGGAAAATTTTGGAAGGCTACCCCAAATTGGATATATCCAATTGCAAGTGATAAATCCGACTCAGATTCCAGCAACGTCGTTTTGGCCAGTCAAAATAAAAGGAAACGCTATTGCGCTCCGTAGCAAGGGTAACGACAGATATCTGCGAAGCACCACTGAGCATGGCAATGTGGACTGTCTTGCTGCGGCATCTTGGGCGACAACTATTGACAGAGAGAGCTACTTGTTGCTGGAAGAGCTTGTGATCAATAGGCAAATTGACGTTGTGGGGTACCGATTGGAGGACGCCCGAGTGTATGATGAATCAATAATGACATTGGCGCGCTCCTGTGTCACAAATATGACTCAAGAAACGGAGACATTAGAGGTGACGATGACTTATGAAGACCAGCGGATGCACCAATTTAGTAAAAGTGCTTCCTTCACAGATAATTTCACCGGCAGCGTTTCATTGGGTATTCCAGAGATTGGGGAAGGTGGGATTGAAATCAAGAAGACGAGAGATAGCGAGTTTCAGAGGGGATGTAGCACAGCTAGAACCACTACTTTGACACAAAAGGTCATGGTAACCGTGAAGCCAATGACAAAGATGACTGTAACTCTTGttggaacacttggattttgCGATGTTCCCTTCTCCTACACTCAGCGGGACACCCTCGTTGATGGCAAAATAGACGAGAATTCATTTAACGACGGTCTTTTCCATGGTGCCAATTCCTTCAAAATCGATACCAAAAACTTCGAGCAACCACTGAAAAAGCTACCAAATCCGtcctaa
- the LOC126681707 gene encoding uncharacterized protein LOC126681707: MAPLIIVGFAVFQSNKSNNGKYLQNVREGKLRNYIKCNGDDIFDHLSKFRVERSKSNNNLVSIRCCYSNKYLRRVSEESTFIVAAADAVDENPSNWSCTLFRPLPIDDETYRFQHVQNRNNLCHWVSPGNEYDGCLAARLSSKDEHGWDRFTIIDWESLVILPKHVAIKGYNGKYLVYRSGFRDELMEFAVTDIGYHKVGE, from the coding sequence ATGGCGCCACTGATCATTGTCGGGTTTGCGGTCTTCCAATCAAATAAATCAAACAACGGGAAGTATCTACAAAACGTTAGAGAAGGAAAGTTGCGCAATTACATTAAATGCAACGGAGACGATATTTTTGATCATCTATCCAAATTTCGAGTAGAGAGATCGAAAAGCAACAATAATTTAGTGAGCATAAGATGCTGCTATAGCAACAAATACTTGAGGCGCGTTAGCGAAGAATCGACATTTATTGTCGCAGCAGCTGATGCAGTGGATGAAAACCCATCGAATTGGTCATGCACGCTGTTCAGGCCCCTTCCCATAGATGACGAAACATATCGTTTCCAACACGTCCAAAACAGGAACAATCTCTGCCACTGGGTATCACCGGGCAACGAATATGATGGCTGCTTAGCTGCGAGATTGTCCAGCAAAGACGAGCATGGATGGGATCGGTTCACAATTATTGACTGGGAATCATTGGTGATATTGCCCAAACATGTGGCAATCAAGGGATACAACGGCAAGTATCTTGTTTATCGTTCAGGATTTCGCGACGAGCTTATGGAATTTGCAGTTACTGATATTGGGTATCATAAAGTTGGAGAGTAG
- the LOC126681708 gene encoding uncharacterized protein LOC126681708: MADQRQTRGRVAMIRDAPEEAHDESSVHIGQHEPANVAGRGRGRGRPRGRARGQAVEEQEPVQAPGIPQQPNAPGFDFNQFLAGVAAMQANQVENQAMHREQLLQQQQRVGANVDRDSVLAYMRLKPTEFDGSGDALDFLEEVERDARRLQADERQSILLVEMSMKGPAKDWFRRIIQPTMNQMTWAEFVNRYREFYLPFSVTESYRDQLLNLRRGNRSVQEYVTEFTRLGRFAPDLMADPARANASFIKGLGPEFISLVSDVNRDLIQLIDSARQMETSLVQFGRIVNSTTPVSTRSDQVGATANTQMWFNPSGFTGPRRKFFKGKSNKRFNTPGASSSGRSSGSSGVLTPYCQNCRRKHYGVCHLAPGACFVCGQLGHYARQCPMSGAQGSATSVAQPFQQQWRPMFSAASGQGQTGSTFTSQRGRGFGNNRGGGRNGGGRGTGQNSQAEGSQARVFALNPQEAQASNAVVQGIFTIASMDALVLFDPGATHSFVSPSFAIKMGKQPAYLQNPLSVAMPMGESMDADIVYSSCPVNVQGRELLADLILLEVLAFDVILGMDWLARHYASMDCREKLVTFNTPGIEVVSLQSEKLKSTASIISAMKAQRMMRKGCQAFLAIVLDTEKVQGTVQNVPVVMEYPDVFPDELPGLPPDREIEFCIELAPGTKPISIPPYRMAPAELKELKDQLEELLSCGFIRPSVSPWGAPVLFVKKKDRSFWLCIDYRQLNKVTIKNKYPLPRIDDLFDQLQGARYFSKIDLRSGYHQLKIREDDVSKTAFRTRYGHYEFLVMSFGLTNAPAAFMDLMNRIFKPFLDQFVIVFIDYILIYSRTEEEHAHHLRIVLQTLREHQLYAKFSKCEFWLEEVAFLGHVVSQNGIKVDPKKIEAVVEWKRPTSKNAKYEWTEKCDNSFQKLKECLTTAPVLALPEGIEGFIVYCDASRVGLGCVLMQHGRVIAYASRQLKKHERRWLELLKDYDCTIQYHPGKANVVADALSRKSAGSLAHVTTEWQRPLIKEIYTMFSQNIRFEVSYLGSLIAQLSVRPTLIDRIRELQGEDPQLKRVMEEVEKGRCQDFSVVNGTLKYSTRLCVPDIENLRQKIMEETHGSTYSIHPGSTKMYRDIKEMYWWNGMKRDIAEFVAKCPVCQQVKLEHQRPYGFLQPLPIPEWKWERIMMDFVFQIEVQYLPLDFGEGYKKRWERG; this comes from the exons atGGCTGACCAAAGGCAAACTCGTGGTCGAGTTGCGATGATACGAGATGCACCTGAAGAGGCTCATGATGAGTCGTCTGTGCATATAGGGCAACATGAACCGGCCAACGTAGCAGGTAGAGGCCGTGGGCGTGGTAGACCTAGAGGTAGAGCTAGAGGTCAAGCTGTGGAGGAACAGGAACCGGTTCAGGCTCCTGGGATACCACAACAACCTAACGCGCCAGGCTTTGACTTTAATCAGTTCTTAGCTGGAGTTGCAGCTATGCAAGCTAACCAAGTGGAGAATCAGGCTATGCATAGGGAGCAATTATTGCAACAACAACAGCGTGTTGGTGCAAATGTTGATAGAGACagtgttttggcttatatgcggcTCAAACCAACAGAATTTGACGGTTCAGGAGATGCATTAGATTTTCTTGAGGAAGTTGAGCGTGATGCTAGACGTTTGCAGGCTGACGAGAGACAGTCAATCTTGTTAgttgaaatgtcaatgaaaggaccagcAAAAGACTGGTTTCGACGTATAATTCAACCTACGATGAATCAAATGACCTGGGCAGAGTTTGTTAATCGGTACAGAGAATTTTATCTGCCATTTTCTGTGACCGAGAGTTATCGAGATCAATTGCTGAATTTGAGAAGAGGAAATAGGTCAGTACAAGaatatgtgacggagttcactAGGTTGGGAAGATTTGCACCTGATTTGATGGCTGATCCAGCAAGGGCGAATGCGAGTTTTATCAAGGGTTTAGGACCCGAGTTTATTAGCCTTGTTTCTGATGTGAACCGAGATTTGATCCAGCTGATAGACAGTGCACGTCAGATGGAGACTTCGTTGGTACAGTTTGGCAGAATTGTAAATTCTACTACACCAGTGTCGACAAGGAGTGATCAAGTTGGTGCGACAGCCAATACACAAATGtggtttaatccaagtggttttACTGGACCGCgacgtaaattttttaaagggAAGAGTAATAAGCGTTTCAATACCCCTGGAGCTAGTTCAAGTGGACGTAGCTCAGGAAGTTCTGGAGTTTTAACTCCATATTGCCAGAATTGTCGGAGGAAACACTATGGAGTGTGTCATCTTGCTCCAGGAGCGTGCTTTGTTTGTGGCCAACTAGGCCATTATGCAAGACAGTGTCCGATGTCAGGAGCACAAGGATCTGCTACCAGTGTTGCTCAACCTTTTCAGCAGCAATGGAGACCTATGTTTTCGGCGGCATCTGGGCAAGGTCAAACTGGTAGTACGTTTACTAGTCAGAGAGGAAGAGGTTTTGGTAATAATCGAGGGGGAGGAAGAAATGGTGGAGGAAGAGGTACTGGTCAGAACTCTCAAGCGGAGGGGAGTCAAGCCAGGGTGTTTGCACTAAACCCACAAGAGGCTCAAGCCTCTAATGCAGTTGTGCAAGGTATTTTTACTATAGCCTCTATGGATGCTTTAGTattatttgatccgggtgcaACACATTCATTTGTTTCACCGAGTTTTGCGATTAAGATGGGAAAGCAACCCGCTTACTTGCAAAATCCATTATCAGTAGCCATGCCAATGGGTGAAAGTATGGATGCGGACATAGTTTattcgtcttgtcctgtgaatgtTCAAGGACGAGAATTGCTTGCCGATCTAATTTTGCTAGAAGTACTagcatttgatgttatattaggtaTGGATTGGTTAGCTCGACATTATGCGAGTATGGATTGTCGCGAGAAGTTAGTGACATTCAATACCCCTGGAATTGAGGTGGTTTCACttcaaagtgaaaaattaaaatccactGCTAGCATAATCTCAGCTATGAAAGCTCAACGAATGATGAGAAAAGGATGTCAAGCATTCTTGGCTATTGTGTTGGATACAGAGAAAGTTCAAGGAACTGTACAGAATGTACCGGTGGTAATGGAGTAtccagatgtttttccagaCGAATTACCGGGATTACCACCAGATAGGGAGATAGAGTTTTGTATTGAGTTAGCTCCTGGTACCAAACCGATAtcaatacctccttatcgaatggcgccagcagagttaAAGGAACTGAAAGATCAACTAGAGGAACTACTTAgttgtggttttatcagaccaagtgtttcaccatgggGAGCACctgttttatttgttaaaaagaagGACAGATCATTTTGGCTCTGTATAgattacagacagctgaacaaagttacaatcaagaacaagtacccattgccaaggattgatgatttgttcgatcaactGCAAGGAGCAAGGTacttttctaagattgacttgCGATCAGGATACCATCAGTTAAAGATCCGAGAGGATGATGTTTCGAAAACTGCTTTTAGGACTCGGTATGGTCACTACGAGTTCCTagttatgtcatttggattgacaaacgcaccagcggctttcatggatttgatgaataggatattcaaacccttcttggatcagtttgtaattgttttcattgattatattttgatctACTCGCGTACGGAGGAGGAGCATGCACATCATTTGCGCATAGTTCTTCAGACATTGAGGGAGCATCAATTGTACGCCAAGTTTTCaaagtgtgaattttggttagaagaagtggcatttttgggacatgttgTGTCTCAAAATGGAATCAAAgtagatccaaagaagattgaagcagtTGTGGAATGGAAACGACCAACTTCG AAGAATGCAAAGTACGAATGGACAGAGAAATGCGATAACAGTTTTCAGAAACTGAAGGAGTGTCTAACGACAGCTCCAGTGCTAGCATTACCTGAAGGTATTGAAGGATTCATTGTTTACTGTGATGCTTCAAGGGTTGGTTTAGGATGTGTTttaatgcaacatggacgagtAATAGCTTACGCTTCACGCCAactgaaaaagcatgaa aggaggtggttagagttgcttaAGGACTATGATTGCACTATACAGTATCATCCGGGTAAAGCCAATGTGGTAGCTGATGCGCTAAGCAGAAAATCTGCAGGAAGTTTAGCACACGTTACAACAGAGTGGCAAAGGCCATTGATCAAAGAGATCTATACGATGTTCAGTCAGAACATCAGATTTGAAGTTTCTTATCTTGGAAGCTTGATAGCCCAATTAAGTGTGCGACCAACTCTAATCGACAGGATTAGGGAACTACAAGGTGAAGATCCTCAACTAAAGCGTGTCATGGAGGAGGTAGAGAAAGGAAGGTGTCAAGACTTCAGTGTTGTTAACGGAACACTGAAGTATAGTACCAGATTATGTGTACCAGATATTGAAAATTTAAGgcagaagatcatggaggaaacccaTGGATCAACTTATAGTATTCATCcaggttctaccaagatgtatagaGATATTAAAGAGATGTACTGGTGGAACGGAATGAAGCGAGATATTGCAGAGTTTGTAGCAAAGTGTCCAGTGTGTCAGCAAGTTAAGCTTGAACACCAAAGGCCATATGGATTTTTACAACCCCTAcccattccagagtggaagtgggagaggATTAtgatggattttgtg tttcagatagaggttcagtATTTACCTCTAGATTTTGGGGAAGGTTACAAGAAGCGATGGGAACGCGGTTAG